CATTGTGGCATTTGATCAAACACTTTGTGTGCAATGTTGAAATCTGTAATTTGCACAAAATAAATGACAATAGAGGGTGAAAATTTGCTAGCCGAAAGAGAGCATCGACTCAATGGAAATGTGCAAAGAAActtttaaaaggaaaaaaagtcaGAGATAGGGATCAAAGAAATCGAATGGCTTGAAGAGTCATCCTTCAGAGGTGGCGGGCATGAGCGGTTGCAACTCCAAAGTGGCAGTTGAGACAAAATGACAGTTTAAATTTAGAGTTGGCGGTTGATATTGAGTGGGCGGTTTCAACCCAAAAGTTGTGGCTTCGGCGGTTAATATTGCATATCTCGTCATCAAGCATCAAATTTCGCCTGCGTCTGGGCTTCCGCGCCGCCGTTGAAGATCTCGCCGCCGCGAATTTCTGTTCTCCTCTTCGTCTCCTTCCCTTTCCCTCGATCTGTTTCCTGATGTTGAATTTTTGGTTTGATGTCATCAATTTCGTTCGCCCTCCTCTTTGATGTCAAAACATTATTTCCTTTTGAAACTGACATTTTGACAGAgatggctaaaaagcatttttggcccctgatgtttcaagtttgtgcaaattctgcccctatctatttttgtcgatgtttctacccctcatgttttcaaacagtgcaccgtctacccttcaaacagtgcaccgtctacccctccgtcaggggtagacggtgcaatgtttgaaaacatgagggtagacgatgcactgtttgaaaacatgaggggtagaaacatcgacaaaaatagagtaggggcagaatttgcacaaacttgaaacatcaggggtcaaaagtgctttttagccgaCAGAGATTTATTGCATCGTTTCCCCTTCAATTTCGTTCATCCTCCTCTCTCAGAAGTAGAAATCACATAGCCTCTTGTTCGTGGTAGTGGAGATTTGTTTTACAGaagccccacggtgggcgccaatgttctggtATAGAACTCTCCGGTCAGGGCTAAGAAGTTTGAGAGCGATAGAAAACTgacaaaatgagaaaatgtgTGAAAAGTTAGAAAAGTTAgatccccaccgcttgggtggtgtctGATATTTATAGCTTGGTTCTGACCCGCTAAGAATCATGGGTCGCCGACCCATTATGTGTACAAGTATTGCAAAGCCCACAAtatttgtaacgccccgatttctcaacCGAGGAATCACATTAGAAACCtatcaaagtctaaggactattttgcAATCCTAAAAAGCAAGGatatattttttcttgaaaaacaactaaacacttcaacCATAAGGTTTGAAACATAACATGGCCTTAATTAAAATTCTcattcccgacatataataatagtagtAACTTGCAATAACATAAGTAGGGTTCCAAAAATcagtacgcacacttaaacagtggcgaaacAAGGGTTTAGTAATAGAGTTTTCAGGAGATGAAGAAGACTCAAAACATAAACTACTAAACGATAATCAAACTATCTCTCCTCCATCTCGTGCATGGCTAAGCATTGTCGGAAgactctccatcgcctaatagcattaagcgcccaaacaacaagtagcaaacagaaagggttaactccatgcaattaccacatataaaagagaaaagcatgctattcaaatttaattacataacatggtaaataaactagcaacttaactcaagttagatgacaactcatcctATCAATCATTAAACCAAATTacatatcaacaacttaacaacatagatACCACAAATAAATAAGCTAACAATATAATCCAAGACACATATCAATAGAAGCAACAACAAAGAATTAGACCTGATataaacaacctcaacaatatagaatcaaatcatatgacaataacctcaacaatatagatcaacccagatatcaacaacctcaacaatataacaccaaatcagatatcaacaacctcaacaataccaatcaaacaataacgtctcgcaagacgggacaatcacacaggacaaacccacctcatcgccactttaacgcctcaaaggacgggacaatcacgtgggacaaacccacctcatcgccactttaacgtctcaaaggacgggacaatcacgcgggacaaacccacatcatcgccactttaaagtctcaaaagacgggacaatcacgcaggacaaacccacctcattgtcactttataacgcctggaaagacgggacaatcccgtgggacaaacccacctcatcgccacttcaagcaattcaaaacatctcatccaactaagtagtcactcaaacaacaatctcaaattccaTAATCAAATCAGgataatcacatgttattcatattatcaacaaacatatgtctcatcaaaatgcatactaactcagctcactatttcaacataacaacaatcaaagtatcaacaataaccctgtcttatccactagaaagcagtaatgacagaaaccagtaaacggtcgaagcctctcagaaaacagagacacacgtctcagtaagttcactcggccgaagcctccagaaaacattttcccagttcagcacaacagtcataatcaaatgccaatcaatttaaacaccttcatctcaaacgcatgcagtgctataaaagcatgcaagactcaacgacgcactaaaactgagttacccttaccttcgtaaGTAGAAGTAGTGCATGGACGTTGCgaacctcgaggtctacgcgtagcaaagaacagagcgacgatcatgcaagaatcggcgaaaatatTTCTCTCCCCCTCCTcccttgaagctcgcgggttgtgtgtgtgttggtgagaaaatttgatttttcttgctatttatagaagatggaaaacgcgggaaaatgaaaatttcgcgatttcaatttttcctgcacattcctctgtgaattctaagagagaatccggcgacaaaattccagaactcgaaacaggtttcatggaatttaagcaaacgattcactaacggtgttaatcgattcaacccgaaaagttactttttgcagttgatgtcggatgagaaaacttccttctgcaGAAAGGTCGAAAACATCGAAAAAAAATGGGTgtgcgcgtgtggaatcttcgtttgaagctctgaatagaaaatgTCTTCACCTACAGttcattttaaggttcttgagttaTCAGGAACTCGGTTTCGACAAACTTTCGAGAATTGAGATCGATcgttcgtacagtccagggtttcgtgtcgaaacgcttgtcatggaaaggaataagagaaattcttatattcctctgaacaTTTTTGAATTTCACTTCTActgtgctttaagagcagattagccaTATATTAAcattttcgccctaaggcggaagtgaataataCTCGTGCTaaaacctatagcgactatagtactattcttagtcatttcctgaactttcttcttcataatattaatccaaacatcaaacacaagtcaagcccccctcacgcttacacagaattctatgcgtgagttggaaattaattaattatttaattctaaaattctggGTCTTACAATGTTACAAAGTTGGTACGCCCATATCAGTAATGCATATTTTCTAAGTTCTCGATGCTTATAGAATTAATGCGCCCTATAAACCCATATCAGTACAATTCCCATTTTAAAAGTAACATATGCATGTTTTTTAAGATTtctaagttttttttcttgaaaataaGATTTCTAAGATTAGAATTTAATGACTATACGTCAATTTTGTGTAAGTAATAAGTTTTACGCAAAGATCGCATCTTATTACATGCAGGCTGGTCCAAAGGTAAAATCACTTAAGTACGAGCTTTAGCCCTCCTAAAAAAGAATTTTTTACTAAGGAAAAAAgacctcaaaaatatttttttactaagtaaaaaagaccccaaaaatatttttttactaagtaaaaaagacCCCAAAAAACCAAACATTAATACTAAGTCAAAAAGGTCTCACTTTAAAGTTGGCTTTAGGTCTCATTTTGTGTTGGGCCGACCCTAATTACATGTCAATTTAATTAAGCTTTTCTTAGGGGATTTTAATTAAGCTTAATAAAACTATTCTAATACGCACATCTCATTTAGCGAAGACTTTCTACAGCCGGTAATTAAATGTGAAGAGTGAAGAAAAGTGTTTAAGGGAATTTTAAAACCTTTGCAAAGTAAATACGCTGAATTTGTTTCGGTTTGTTCAGCGTTCCCAAGCCGCTAGAATTGTTTTTGAATAATCTGCAAACTCTGGCGAACTAAAATTGCCATAATGCACATGTGTCGATCGATGGCTGAGACTCGCTATATAATCAACCAATATTATCCTTAATAAAATGACTAAAAAGATGTTGGTCGTGCATAGTAAAGTatcaaaaaattatattgaCATGCACTGACCGGCCGGATGGCCAAATTCAATAGCTAACCATTAGAAAACTTGGGCTGCAAATCATACTTGGAACCTCCCAAACTCCCCCAAAGCCTAGTTGATTTATAATAGGGATTGGCATGCAGAAAAATCCTTAACGGCCATAGAAGTAGTCGAAAAGATGGGTTAGCCGAAGCAAGTATCCAATCGTTGGTTAAGTACGGGTAAAATCGTCGTTCGGAGAAGAATCTTGCATCTAGACGGAACTTAGGGACAACTGCAGCAACCTAGGTTTGAAAATTAAGATATTTTCAAGATTATTCTCATAACCTAGCTAAATTTATTTGAACCAACAATATGTGACCCATATGGTTTTATTGCTATTTCCATTTGGTATTGATAATGTGTTCCAAATATGTGTCTCCCATTCAACAACATCTGCATGACAATAGGCGTACCGTTGATAAGCAGTAAGGGGCATTGAATGTCTTTCCTTTAAGTGCATCTATATGTATAAAAAAACTTAACATGTGTTagtgaaacatataaaatagaaTCAGATATATGTATTTGTATGTAATTGAAACGAGTTACACATTCACAAAGAGACCAATATTGACAGACTCAAAAACTATGATTTTGTGGTTTCGTGAATGTGATACTAAACCTCTAAATGGTAAGAATGTCATAGAACCGACATTTGACAAGAAGATAAAACACCTTAAACAGTGTAGCATGCGGAATGTTAATTGCCAATACCGCAAGAAATACATGCTGCAAAGTGCAAATTGTGAAACgctttatgtattttttttcttctaatacaACATTTTCAAAATACGCAAACATATTTAAGACATTTTAATCACGTTATTAGCAAAATCCACTCCGCAAGCTAGATTGCAAAACTATAGCTAATGTTTCCCTCGTTATTTCTTTTAATTATGTAAAGACTAAAGAGAGAAGCAAATAATATGGCTCATGTTTAgctttttttgttgttatttcttttaatcatgttttagctTTAGTGGCATGTAATTTACCCCATACAACGGTGCGATGAACCCCAACTTGTATTTCGTCTGATTTTTTTGCAAATTCTGCTTTCAATGATTAATATAAGTTCCAAACTTTACCTATAAAAAGAATTAGTCTAGGGATCATATTAATAGTTTTGCCCATTACACATTTTGTTTTCTTATAGGTGTGCTCATTTGAAGATAATTTTGTTTGAGATAGAAACCTTCGTATTACGGTGGGTTAACTTTCTCAGCGAAATTTTTTCCCATTCACGACACTCAAGCCCGCGCAacttttaatcaatttttttatacgTAAAtgtagttgttagtaaattagtctcttcTCAGAATTTGAACCTTGAACCCTTCACTATCTTATAACTCTTATGACTTGAGCTAACCCGCGTTACAACCTTTAGTCCTTCATACACTTGAACCAACAGGTTTTGCCCGTTACACTTTGTGACATACATAAACCTTCACAAAAGTGAGCAAAGTTGTGGTAGACACAAGAACTCATTCAGCACACCATCGTCATCCATGGAAGAATCAAAGGCACCAGAGGCTGCACCACCACTCTCtaacccaccaccaaccactcaaactcaaactcaaatccCTTCCTCCACAACCAGGAAGAGGCCACTCGACTCTGATGTTCACTCCAATTACTTCAAGCTTCGCGCTGTTGTTCGAGACCTTCGCCCCCATTTTATCCAGGTACCACTTTCCCACACACCCATTTCCCCCAATAACGTAAATCATCTCAAAATCTGTTCTTTTCATGGAATGCGAGCATAGTTGGGATTTTCATATCTGGGTTTCACTTGTTCATCAATGGTTGATTTAGGGATGAATTGGTTTGTAAAGTTTGTAGCTTGATTTTATTTGGTTTGTTTTTGCATTCTTTTGTCCATTGGAGAGTATTATTCATGTcaagttttatgttttttatgCCTATACTACTGTTAGGGTTTCCATTCTAGCTTTTAGGGATTTTTATAATGGTGGCACAATTTTTTTGGAGAGGGACAAGTCTTTTTCTCAAGGTACTGGTTTTGCCAAAAACTGAAGGAGCTTTATAAGTTATGTTATTCTAATTAATATAGATACAAGGAGTGCTAACAAGTTCTGGATAGGAAGTTAGTTAGGTTGTTCTAATATCAGCATCTTATATCCAGAATTTGCTTGGAGcaatctcttctcttcttcatcaGTGACAGGGCTATGGTCGAGGTTGGATACTTAATACTTGGATTGCAAACTTCTTCTAACTAAATTGATAAGGAATCGGAGTATTTGAGCTTAGTATATGATGTAAGGAAAATGATTGAAAGGATGAGAAGTTTTGAGTGGTGTGTGTTTTTTATGGAAACTGGTTCTGGGGAACTATCAGCTGTGAACTCTTGGTTATTGTGAGTAATGAGAACTTATTAATATCAACCATTGGATTAAATTGGAAGGTCCATATTGAAGTTTTAATTAAAACTGGAAGGTCCGCATTGAAGTTTTAATAAAAATAGTCACGTGAGTGGGTTTTCCCTTTCCTTCACCGTACCTGCACCATCACGATGACGGACGTTGGGTTCCTCATTCTCTGTCACTCATGGTTTTCCTTCTCCCTCACTATTTCATCTCCGTTCTTGTTATGATTCTCTTTGATCTGCGTATGGTTCTCCGATGATTTCTAGTTTTTAAAGTGAATTGAATTTCTCATTGCCATACATGCTCTGTTTCTCGTGCCTCTTTCATCAacataacaatttttttaaggtTAAGGAAAGCGCAGTACCCTTCCCATATTTTCTTTCTAATCACTCACATTCGTCACCTGACACCTGGTTAAGCATAGTGGTGCCTAACATATATCcaacattttttaaaatccctaattctttttttcttctaccATCCAATCCCTAATTCCTTAAAATTTCAATGTCTGCTCTCCAAGATGAAGGTGGTGATGGAGGGGATAATGTTCGCTCAGCGTTTTCGAACGCACTAGGTCCTTTGAATCTGTCGCATATTGAAATATTGGAGAAGTTGTGGAGGTGGGTTGCGGACATTGCCGATGAAAGATGGTGAAGGATGGTAGTATGGTACCACTACGAGATAATGCGGGTCACGTGGCTATTTTTATTAAAACTTCAATTTGGACATTCCAATTTAATCCAATGGTTAATATTAATGGTTCTCATTTCTCACCGTAACCAAAAGTTCTCACCTGGTACGCTCCCACTGGTTCTGATAGAGTAttgaatttaaaccaatcaCTTAACGAACGACCAATATCCTGGTGTTTGAGAGTTCAGGGCTCTCCTAAAACTTAATTACAACGTGCAATCCTTGCTAATCACCCCCTTATTTGGGCTATATATCAGCTTTCTGGAAGCAAAGCTAATATAGTGAGATGAAGAGATATGTGTGGTCATGTTGATTAACTTTTGGGGTCAGAGGATACCCTTGAAACTCAATAGTATACTTCACATGCCCTCAATGTTCTTGGTTTGAGACATATCCTAAAAAAGATTGTGGTTGAAACAGGATCTGCAATGCTTAGCTGATTGGTTGAGTAGCAATGTAGCGCATAAGATATGTGTGTCTATATGTGTCAATTCAGTTAAAAAAGAACCTTATATATTTTGTTGTGTCTGCTGATTATCGAAGGACCTTATATTCCAATTCCTCCTACTCTTATTAAGATAGACACGTACCTATATCTCAACATTCCTCTTGAACATGTATTGGGTTTCACTGTAATAGATATTCACAAACAGTCCTAAGTTAGTGCATCTTTGTTGCCTCATTTTCAGTTAAGGTTTTTTATATAATTCATCTAGCTTTCTAATAAGTACAAATATGTAGGAGATTGAAACCTAGTAAAGTAAGAAATCACTAAGTGAGAAAAAGAAGTAAATAACATCAGCCCAACAGAGAAAACTAGTCCCTTTGCATAATGGGTAGAAAGCCCCTCAAAATAACAGTTAGCCTAAACCCATAATGAGACCAAGAAAATATGCCTATTCCTCAAAAGAAATGAAGGAAGAAACAACCACGTATAAATACTGGCATATCACTCAATCCTAATGCACCAAATCCAAGTCAAAAGAGTAAAATTCCAGTGTGCCTAATTAAATTTTACTGCTAACACCTTGGAAGAAGGTAGAAAAGAACCCCTGGAAATTTTGTTGGCAAGACTTGTTAGCCTCTTATGTCATTCCCTCTTGTAGCAGGCTAGCAGCATGTTTGTTACTTTCTTTCCAAACCCTCGTCTCTTCTGGTTATCTTTCTGCCCATACCCATGTTCATGTGTTAATAAATTACATGCTTGGAAAACTGAAACTTTGAAAGAATGTATTTGATTACCATCCCATGTAAAAAAAATCTTGTTTTGCAGCTCTTAATACCTTATCAGCTGCCTATTTTTTGTGAGAATTTGTTTAGCCATATAAATTCCTTTTGCTTTGTTTATTTGTTCTTGGGGATTTTGGATCCAAAGTATCGGCAGCACTTTGGACAGTAAAGTTAGTTGATagcctccccccccccctcaaaTGAAAACCTCAATAATTAGATGTTTATAAAATTGTAAAACTTACGTAACTCGTATATGTACGAGAACCCATCCAGATCCTTTTTGAAACATACCGAGTCTAAACTTGTTGACCTTATGAAGTTTTGTTAGGTTTGTAAGATGGAGGATGAAGTTTCCAAGGAGATGGGTGGCTTACATCATTTTCTGCAAAAGTTTGCTGGTTTTACGCACTTGGTTTCCAAAtaagaaaatggaaaaaaaagtgGCACATTTGACCTGCTGGCTCAGCACAAATTTTGggacttctttttttttttttggctttctCTCTTTTGATGACAATTTGACTAAGAATGGAACAGCACCTTTGCCAAGTTCGATGTCTCTATTATTTGGATCATGcatcattaattattataacctCTTACAGTTTTTTATACCATCATGCATTGACCATATATTGTACTAGTTTACTTTGTTCGTAGTAACTACTTACtcgtttattttcttttatcaaaGTCAGGGTCTGAACTTAAAAGAACCATTTTATGTATCTTTAAAGTGAGAAAAGATTGTATTGAACAATCGTGTCACATTTCTTATAGTTCAGGGGGATTGAGTCATTTTGGACACCTCTTTCCCTTTATCTGGTTGTGTACAATAATAGCCTTTTTTTTTCGTATCAAATACTGTATGTATGAAGTGCCTGACTATTGCTCTTTGATCTTGAAGGTTCTCCAAACCCCTGACTTCAAAAATTGCAAGGCATCCGAGGAAATTCGAGAACGTAAGCTCATCCAgactaaattatatttattacatAGTTGACCAAATAATCAATACAAATGTCATATGTCAGTTAGACTTCTGACTTATGAAAACAACATTGAATTTTGTCTATTTATACAAACCCCTCACTCCCCCCTGCTCTCTTTGCCCTTGCTCTCTCAAGACCTATGACTTCTATTGCTAGTTTGCTACTATGGCAGTATGAATATGTTATGAATTTCAAGTAATATGTATCATGGATTTAGTGTATATATATGGTATACATTATACAAAAGATAGACAAAAGTTCACTATCCCAGCCATCCCGCTCTCCTCCATCCTACTATCCCAGTTTGGGGGCCGGCCGCTATGTGCCGAGATCTGGGATTGACAACCTAGGATGACACCATGTCTAGGATTTCTTGTAGCATTAGATTAGGTGGTGTAGCAGATACTATATGCAGGGTTACTTTGAAATATGTTTTTTACTTCAACTTGTAATTGCAGGGCTGAAGATTGTGATTAAATTATGCGATAACATGAAAACATTGGATCAGAAAACACTGCAAGAGCAGCAGCCACAACATGTCAAGTCTCCAGAGCAGCTTCAAGTGGAGAAATCTTTTGCTCGGCAATCGGAAATTAAGCTTACCCCGCCAGTTCCCGGTTCTCAGAAGCTACAGCCTGATCAAGATAGTCAGATACATGGGACATATGTAGTTGGAGGATCAGCTTTTGGCTGGAATTTCATCACCTTCGCAGGCAAGGAACCTGTCTATTATGGCAGGACAAAGGAGCAATTTCGATCAGCAAGACTGACAAGTTCTATATAGCAACAGTGACTGAGTAATCCTATACATGGCGCTAAGGCTCAATCAAGAAATTTCAATATGCTCAGCAAGTACAGAGTACAAGTTATTTCCATAAAACCGTTTGTCTCCCCTTAGTAATTTTGTTTTTGTGGTTAACATCCTTATAAATTCACCATGAGACTAATATTTTTGCTACTAGGTGGATTTCATCTCAGAAAGCAAATTGTAGTTTTCGTTAAAAAAATTAGTGAACAGAGAAAAATACACTTCTGATTCTCATGCAAGTTATGTTGCCGCTTTATCATATTGCTGCATAAACTTCTATTATTCTATGGAATGAACTGGAGAATTGATGCGCAGCCATGATAATGCCATTTTACTGGTGTTGGTTATGTTTACGGTATTTACTTCACATTATATTTTCACCCCATCTTTCCATATAAACATATTCTAATTaactttattttaaaaaaattcatcagaAAATGTAAATATGATTGTGAATAGTTAAAAGTAGTTTTTAAATATACCAACAAATGGTATTGCGGGAAAGCTAGATCTCCGTAAGGGTGATGACATAAGTTTAAACTCTAAGTCATTTGTGTTGGAGTAGTTGCCCCATGACCGATTTACATGTGTGAAAGaccaaacaataaaaaaaaacagttcTTAATACAAAATAGCTCAAAATTGTGTGGCTAGTGTAGTGGTTTAGTACTTCATCCCTGAAGCAAGTAGTTGAGAGTTCGACTCCCAACACTTGTAAATGAAAAAAACTCATTAACCAGCTTTTATCGCTTAGTACGCTAGCAGTGGATGAATGATCAGTCTCACGAGTAATGACTATTGCCTGTGAGAGTACCTTGATTAATACTGAGAAAAAATTGTACATGACACATAGAAGTAGAGTCAGAAGAACCTccatatataaaaaaacaaagctCATACTTATAGCCTGTTTGGATACATGTTTATTGGAGATTATCTATTAGAAAAACTACTATACAAATTCAAATAAGTGCTCTTTAGTTTACATTCAAATGAATTCTTAGAAACCTCAGTGGAAGTGTCATATTACTGTCTGAAGTTTTACCTTTGTCCAACCATATCACCAAACAACTCAATTTATGGTGGAAAACATTCGACCAAAAAAAACTGGTGGAAAACTAAACAGTCAATCTTTTCACTGAGACCCTCAAGTAAATAGAACAATATTCATTGAAGAAATTACATAGCTGTTAAGATCATTTAAAAATGACACAAAGTGAATCAAGTTTGGAGTTCATGGGTACAATCACATATGTCTAGAATCATgacaattaaaatttaaaatattccTCAAGCACAAAATCTGAGGCCTTGGATTGTAAATTTGTCACTACTATTCCTTGCTTGAAGCACTTCAATGGCATTAGAGGATCCATGGACCATCCTTAATAATTTCAAACAGGTAAAATTTCTGCCACACATTTATTAACATATTTCTTCTCATCACTCTCCTTAATAAGCTCGTCAATCGCTGAAATTCCCCCTAAAATCCAACATTACACTGTTCAGTCCTTGTTGATTACAATAACCTGAACATTCAGATTTATCTGGTCCAGTGCAACAATTTCAATTCCTTGCTGAGCCATTTCTGGAGGTGCTGCTGTCCTGTTATCTGTAAAAATGATCGCTTTACCAGCAACTTCCTTGATGACCAGAGGAATTTCATTGGAAGAACATGTTCTTGTAATAACCATGAATGGTATCCACCACTTTCGGTTCATACAGTTTTTTGGAAAAATCAAAGTTAATACGTATGCATGATGGAAGGGCAAAaattttagaaaagaaaaaaaagacaaaaatgtCTGAGCCCGGGTTCGAACCGGGGACCTCTAGTGTGTGAGACTAGCGTGATAACCGACTACACCACCCAGACGTTTGATCTGTTTGCCATTTCGTTACAAAATAAAGATCTATTTAATACCACATGATGATGGGTTCGTCAATACTCTTTGAAACTGATGTGAAGTCCAGCAACACATTTTTC
This is a stretch of genomic DNA from Lotus japonicus ecotype B-129 chromosome 1, LjGifu_v1.2. It encodes these proteins:
- the LOC130728249 gene encoding uncharacterized protein LOC130728249, translated to MEESKAPEAAPPLSNPPPTTQTQTQIPSSTTRKRPLDSDVHSNYFKLRAVVRDLRPHFIQVLQTPDFKNCKASEEIRERLKIVIKLCDNMKTLDQKTLQEQQPQHVKSPEQLQVEKSFARQSEIKLTPPVPGSQKLQPDQDSQIHGTYVVGGSAFGWNFITFAGKEPVYYGRTKEQFRSARLTSSI